A genomic window from Streptomyces mirabilis includes:
- a CDS encoding STAS domain-containing protein — translation MTLADSGLPSTNPYAHSYPRGPFTVVEVTGEIDIATAEALTEHLSAATARAEPDVLVDLRRVAFFDCSGLRVLCRAETRARERGGRLRVVSDGPRVHRLLRAAHLLSRFPPLADLPEPPESTDPQNRPAVPPPSRPESGSEPRPRS, via the coding sequence ATGACCCTCGCAGATTCCGGGCTTCCCTCGACCAACCCCTACGCCCACAGTTATCCGCGCGGTCCGTTCACCGTGGTCGAGGTGACGGGAGAGATCGACATCGCGACGGCGGAGGCGCTGACCGAGCATCTGTCGGCGGCGACGGCTCGGGCCGAGCCGGACGTGCTGGTCGATCTGCGCCGGGTGGCCTTCTTCGACTGCTCGGGCCTGCGCGTACTGTGCCGCGCCGAGACGCGGGCGCGGGAGCGCGGCGGACGGCTCCGCGTCGTCTCCGACGGGCCGCGCGTCCACCGCCTCCTGCGCGCCGCGCACCTGCTCAGCCGCTTTCCGCCGCTGGCCGACCTCCCGGAACCACCGGAATCGACAGACCCGCAGAACCGCCCGGCAGTTCCTCCTCCGTCCCGTCCGGAAAGCGGATCAGAACCCCGCCCCCGGTCGTGA